The following nucleotide sequence is from Mycobacterium sp. Z3061.
TCTGCCCTCCTCACGGGCACCGGATCGGGTGCCGTCACCGACTGACCCTAGTGCCGCCGGGCTGCGTTGTGCATACTGGGATGTATAACCCAGAATTATCCGCGGAGGAGTTCGACATGCCGACCGTTCATCATCGTTACGCCACCGTCGACGGTCACCGCCTGTTCTACCGGGAGGCCGGCGATTCGCACTTGCCTACAGTGGTTCTGCTGCACGGGTTTCCGACCAGCTCTTACATGTTCCGCAACCTCATTCCCGAACTCGCCGACCGCTTCCACGTCGTGGCACCCGACCACCTGGGCTTCGGATTGTCCGACGCGCCGTCCGTCGACGAGTTCGACTACACCTTCGATGCACTGTCCGAGTTGACGGCCGGGCTGTTGATCGCGCTGGGCCTCGACCGCTACGCCGTGTACGTACAGGATTACGGCGCACCCATCGGCTGGCGCCTGGCGCTGCGCAACCCGTCCGAGATCACCGCGATCATCAGCCAGAATGGCAATGGTTATGACGCCGGTTTCGTCGAGGGCTTCTGGAAGACGGTGTGGGCATACCAGGACGCCCCGACCGCCGACAACGAGGCGGCCGTGCGGCAGTTCCTCACACTGGACGCCACCCGCTGGCAGTACCTGACCGGCGTACCGGATGAGACGCTGGTCGACCCGGAGTGCTGGCATCACGATTTCGCGCTGATCTCCCGACCCGGCAATGATCTGGTACAGCTCAAGCTGTTTCGCGACTATGCGACCAACGCCCCGCTGTACCCACGCCTGCACGAATACTTTCGCGCGTCCGGCGTTCCGCTGCTGGCAGTGTGGGGCCGCGGCGACGAGATATTCGGCCCGGCCGGAGCCACGGCTTTCACCACGGATCTGCCGCATGCCGAAGTCCATCTGCTCGACGGCGGCCACTTCCTGTTGGAGTCGGCACACGCCGAGGTCGCCGAACTGACTCGTAGGTTCCTGGCAGGCAGTCGCGTAGCCGCATGACGCGTTCAATGGGCTGAATATCCCATAACTGCCGTCTGCCACGGGTTAGCCTGGCGCGATGGCCGAACCGGAGGTCGAACAGCGGCTGACCGCCAAGGGGCGCGCCACCCGCGACCGGATCGTGCTGGCAACCGCCGAACTGATCGTCGCGGAGGGCCTGGCGGCGTTCAACATGGACAACGTGCGCAAGGCCGCTTCGGTGAGCGGTTCCCAACTGGCGCACTACTTCACCGACAAGCGTGCGTTGATCCGTGCCGTCATCGAGCGCCAGATCGGCGTCGTCCTGGACTTCCACCGCCAGCCGAAGCTGGGCAATCTGGCGACTTTCAACGACTACGAGCGCTGGCTGGATCTCAACATGCGCTACCTGCGCCGCATCAAATACACCGGCACGCCCACCTATCACGCCCTCGCCGCCCAACTCGCCAAGTCGGATGACTCGACGCGCGCGGCCCTGGCCGCCGGCTATCAGGAGTGGATCGAACTGTTCGAGCAGGCGATCCGGCG
It contains:
- a CDS encoding alpha/beta hydrolase produces the protein MPTVHHRYATVDGHRLFYREAGDSHLPTVVLLHGFPTSSYMFRNLIPELADRFHVVAPDHLGFGLSDAPSVDEFDYTFDALSELTAGLLIALGLDRYAVYVQDYGAPIGWRLALRNPSEITAIISQNGNGYDAGFVEGFWKTVWAYQDAPTADNEAAVRQFLTLDATRWQYLTGVPDETLVDPECWHHDFALISRPGNDLVQLKLFRDYATNAPLYPRLHEYFRASGVPLLAVWGRGDEIFGPAGATAFTTDLPHAEVHLLDGGHFLLESAHAEVAELTRRFLAGSRVAA